In a single window of the Rhizobium tropici CIAT 899 genome:
- a CDS encoding branched-chain amino acid ABC transporter permease: MALTLEREAAPTVTRHRTFGQDLVAVVIIIVVAAAGYLLFPDNLALLTRLIAIALLVLSLDLVTGYCGVATLGHAALFGAGAYAAGIASAHYGINDPLLMTLAGIVGGAIAGLICGVVILRAHGLPQLVLSIALVYLFHEFANKASSWTGGSDGLSGISADPLFGVFEFDLYGHTAYFYGVALLLIVLVLLRFLVRSPFGMLCRGIRQDPLRIRAMGASPKVALIKMYMISGAVAGIGGALTAISTQVVGLDSLSFTQSAEALVMLVLGGTGSLFGALVGTLIFMLFEDYVSAANPFHWLTIVGALLILVVLFAPKGIYGTAAAYVVRRREARV; this comes from the coding sequence ATGGCTTTGACCCTTGAAAGAGAGGCCGCGCCGACCGTGACCAGACATCGTACATTCGGGCAGGACCTGGTCGCGGTAGTGATCATCATCGTCGTGGCTGCCGCCGGCTACCTGCTGTTTCCGGACAACCTCGCTCTCCTGACCCGCCTGATTGCGATTGCGCTTCTCGTGCTATCGCTCGATCTCGTCACTGGCTATTGCGGCGTGGCGACCCTTGGTCATGCGGCGCTATTTGGCGCAGGAGCTTATGCCGCTGGCATCGCATCCGCCCATTACGGTATCAACGATCCGCTGCTGATGACGCTTGCCGGCATTGTCGGCGGCGCTATCGCCGGCCTGATCTGCGGCGTCGTCATCTTGAGGGCGCACGGGCTGCCGCAACTCGTGCTGTCGATCGCGCTGGTCTATCTTTTCCACGAATTCGCCAACAAGGCATCGAGCTGGACAGGCGGCAGCGATGGATTGTCGGGCATTTCAGCCGATCCGCTGTTCGGTGTTTTCGAATTCGATCTTTATGGGCATACGGCCTACTTCTATGGCGTGGCGCTGCTGCTGATCGTGCTTGTGCTTTTGCGCTTTCTCGTCCGTTCTCCCTTCGGCATGCTCTGCCGCGGTATCCGCCAGGATCCCTTGCGCATCCGCGCCATGGGAGCCTCGCCGAAAGTGGCTCTCATCAAGATGTATATGATTTCCGGCGCCGTTGCCGGCATCGGCGGCGCCTTGACCGCGATCTCGACGCAGGTCGTCGGTCTCGACAGTCTCTCCTTCACGCAATCGGCCGAGGCGCTTGTCATGCTTGTACTCGGCGGTACAGGTTCTCTGTTCGGCGCTCTTGTCGGCACGCTGATCTTCATGCTCTTCGAGGATTACGTCTCCGCCGCCAATCCCTTCCATTGGCTGACGATCGTCGGCGCGCTTCTCATCCTCGTGGTTCTTTTCGCGCCCAAAGGCATCTACGGCACCGCCGCCGCCTATGTCGTCCGTCGCAGGGAAGCGCGGGTATGA
- a CDS encoding ABC transporter substrate-binding protein, whose protein sequence is MKRFVLAAIAAVALGGAAYADTIKVGVIGPFSGPFALQGKNFKAGIDAYMAVNGKKVGNDEIEVIYRDVPQADPAQSKALAQELVVKEHVQYLAGFYFTPDAMAVTPILKQANVPMVIFNAATSAIVTKSPFVVRTSFTTWQTSTPIAKVAYDAGVKKVISVVSDYGPGADAENAFKAGFEKQGGEVVQAIRMPLSTNDFSPIMQRIKDSGAQGVFAFLPSGPTTLGFVKAYNENGLKSAGIKLFAPGDLTQESDLPALGDAALGMQTTFHYAVSHDSPENKAFVAAAGKAIGNPAELTFPAVGAFDGMHVIYKMIEATGGKQDAQKAVDAVKSLSWVSPRGPVTIDPESRHITQNIYLREVAKGDDGKYYNKEIQAFEKQGDPGLAVAK, encoded by the coding sequence ATGAAACGGTTTGTCTTGGCCGCCATCGCGGCCGTTGCTCTTGGCGGCGCTGCCTATGCCGATACCATCAAGGTCGGTGTCATAGGTCCGTTTTCAGGCCCGTTCGCGCTGCAGGGCAAGAATTTCAAGGCGGGCATCGACGCCTATATGGCGGTCAACGGCAAGAAGGTCGGCAATGACGAGATCGAGGTGATCTACCGCGACGTGCCGCAGGCCGATCCCGCCCAGTCGAAGGCGCTGGCCCAGGAACTGGTCGTCAAGGAGCATGTCCAATATCTCGCCGGCTTCTACTTCACGCCGGACGCGATGGCCGTGACGCCGATCCTGAAGCAGGCCAATGTGCCGATGGTGATCTTCAATGCCGCGACCTCGGCAATCGTCACCAAGAGCCCGTTCGTGGTCCGCACCTCCTTCACCACCTGGCAGACTTCGACGCCGATCGCCAAGGTCGCCTATGATGCCGGCGTCAAGAAGGTCATCTCCGTCGTCAGCGATTATGGTCCCGGCGCCGATGCCGAAAATGCCTTCAAGGCCGGCTTCGAGAAGCAGGGCGGCGAAGTGGTGCAGGCGATCCGCATGCCGCTCTCGACCAATGATTTCAGCCCGATCATGCAGCGCATCAAGGATTCCGGCGCGCAGGGTGTCTTCGCCTTCCTGCCCTCCGGCCCGACGACGCTCGGCTTCGTCAAGGCATACAACGAAAACGGCCTGAAGTCCGCCGGCATCAAGCTATTTGCACCCGGCGACCTGACGCAGGAATCCGATCTGCCGGCGCTTGGCGATGCGGCGCTCGGCATGCAGACGACCTTCCACTATGCGGTGTCGCATGACTCGCCCGAAAACAAGGCTTTCGTCGCAGCCGCCGGCAAGGCGATCGGCAATCCTGCCGAACTGACCTTCCCGGCCGTCGGCGCTTTCGACGGCATGCATGTCATCTACAAGATGATCGAGGCGACCGGCGGCAAGCAGGATGCGCAGAAGGCCGTCGATGCCGTGAAGAGCCTGTCCTGGGTCAGCCCGCGCGGGCCTGTTACCATCGATCCGGAAAGCCGGCATATCACCCAGAACATCTATCTGCGCGAAGTCGCCAAGGGCGATGACGGCAAGTACTACAACAAGGAAATCCAGGCCTTCGAGAAGCAGGGCGATCCCGGCCTTGCTGTCGCGAAGTAA
- the pcaG gene encoding protocatechuate 3,4-dioxygenase subunit alpha: protein MVQELGYLKETPSQTAGPYVHIGLTPHYSEVSGVYESDLGSVMVNDKTLGEHITVTGRVLDGAGAPVKDAVLEIWQADSAGLYNSPSELRGTADPNFTGWGRCPTNSTDGVFRFGTIKPGRVPFKDGRRQAPHITVWIVARGINIGLHTRMYFPEETEANTEDPLLARIEHRDRLATLIAAKEGSVYTFDIHLQGDKETVFLDI from the coding sequence ATGGTACAGGAACTCGGTTACCTCAAGGAAACGCCGTCGCAGACGGCAGGGCCTTACGTCCATATCGGCCTGACGCCGCATTACAGCGAGGTTAGCGGCGTCTACGAGAGCGACCTCGGCTCCGTCATGGTCAACGACAAGACGCTCGGCGAGCATATCACCGTGACGGGCAGGGTTCTCGATGGCGCGGGAGCACCGGTCAAGGATGCCGTCCTCGAAATCTGGCAGGCCGACAGCGCCGGGCTCTATAACAGCCCGTCGGAGCTGCGCGGCACGGCCGATCCGAATTTTACCGGCTGGGGCCGCTGCCCGACCAATTCGACCGACGGCGTTTTCCGTTTCGGGACGATCAAGCCCGGCCGCGTTCCCTTCAAAGACGGCCGCAGACAAGCGCCGCACATTACTGTCTGGATCGTGGCGCGGGGCATCAATATCGGCCTGCACACGCGCATGTATTTCCCGGAAGAGACCGAAGCCAACACCGAGGATCCCTTGCTTGCGCGTATCGAACACAGGGATCGCCTCGCAACGCTGATTGCCGCGAAGGAAGGCTCCGTCTACACCTTCGACATCCATTTGCAGGGCGACAAAGAAACGGTTTTCCTCGATATATAG
- a CDS encoding branched-chain amino acid ABC transporter permease, with protein MQTVLSIAVDALAYGMVLFVISIGLSVTMGLMRVVNLAHGAFAMIGGYIASYAARDLGLGYGAAVLLAVVGTVIISIPIERLLYRRIYGAPELTQVLMTIGITFCIIGIANYVFGPTLKTVPLPGSLQGSVDLGFRTIGTHRIFAIVCGLIVALALWYTIEKTSFGVKLRASVDNAAMAAALGVRTEVVYAVSFAIAVGLAAFGGVVGAELLPVEPYYALRYMVTFLVVVSVGGAGSISGALLACLILGCIDTTGRYLMPEYGEFFFYLAVIAIVCVFPRGFAGRMK; from the coding sequence ATGCAAACCGTGCTCAGCATAGCAGTCGATGCCCTCGCTTACGGCATGGTGCTGTTCGTCATCTCCATCGGCCTCTCGGTCACGATGGGGCTGATGCGTGTCGTCAATCTGGCCCATGGCGCCTTTGCCATGATCGGTGGCTATATCGCTTCCTATGCGGCGCGCGATCTGGGGCTTGGCTATGGAGCGGCGGTATTGCTGGCGGTGGTGGGCACCGTCATCATCTCCATCCCGATCGAGCGGCTGCTTTACCGCCGTATCTATGGCGCGCCGGAGTTGACGCAGGTGTTGATGACGATCGGCATCACCTTTTGCATCATCGGTATCGCCAACTACGTCTTCGGCCCGACCTTGAAGACCGTTCCCCTGCCGGGCAGCCTGCAAGGCTCCGTCGATCTCGGCTTCCGCACCATCGGCACGCATCGTATCTTCGCGATCGTCTGCGGCCTCATCGTCGCCCTGGCCCTTTGGTACACGATCGAGAAGACCTCCTTCGGCGTGAAGCTCAGAGCTTCCGTCGATAACGCCGCGATGGCGGCCGCTCTCGGCGTCAGGACGGAAGTGGTCTATGCGGTCAGCTTCGCGATTGCCGTCGGGCTGGCCGCCTTCGGGGGCGTCGTGGGTGCGGAGCTTCTGCCGGTCGAGCCCTATTATGCTCTGCGCTACATGGTGACCTTCCTCGTCGTCGTTTCCGTCGGTGGCGCCGGCTCGATCTCGGGTGCGCTGCTCGCCTGCCTCATCCTTGGCTGCATCGACACGACTGGCCGTTACCTCATGCCGGAATATGGGGAATTCTTCTTCTATCTGGCCGTCATCGCCATCGTCTGCGTCTTCCCGCGCGGCTTTGCAGGGAGAATGAAGTAA
- the pcaQ gene encoding pca operon transcription factor PcaQ, translating to MLDARIKFRHLQTFVEVARQKSVIKAAGLLNISQPAVTKTIRELEEALGVAVFERDGRGIRISRYGEVFLRHAGAALTALRQGLDSVSQERSGEAPPIRVGALPTVSTRIMPRAMDLFLKEETWSRIKIVTGENAVLLEQLRVGDLDLVVGRLASPDKMTGFSFEHLYSEQVVFAVRAGHPLLSGKQSLFSDLNRYTILMPTRGSIIRPFVESFLIANGAGGLPNQIETVSDSFGRAFVRSSDAIWIISAGVVAGDVDDGLLALLPIDTSETKGPVGLTMRTDAIPTLPLSILMQTIREAAGEIAKKL from the coding sequence ATGCTCGACGCACGCATCAAGTTCCGCCATCTGCAGACCTTTGTCGAGGTTGCGCGCCAGAAAAGCGTGATCAAGGCGGCTGGCCTGTTGAATATCAGCCAGCCGGCGGTGACGAAAACCATCCGCGAACTGGAAGAAGCGCTTGGGGTCGCCGTTTTCGAACGCGACGGGCGCGGCATCCGCATCTCCCGCTACGGCGAAGTCTTTCTCCGCCATGCCGGAGCAGCACTCACAGCACTTCGCCAGGGTCTCGATTCCGTCTCGCAGGAGCGCTCCGGCGAGGCGCCGCCGATCCGCGTCGGCGCGCTGCCGACGGTTTCGACACGGATCATGCCGCGGGCGATGGACCTGTTTCTGAAAGAGGAGACCTGGAGCCGCATCAAGATCGTTACCGGCGAGAACGCGGTACTGCTGGAGCAGTTGCGCGTCGGTGATCTCGATCTCGTCGTCGGGCGATTGGCGAGCCCCGACAAGATGACCGGCTTTTCCTTCGAGCACCTCTATTCCGAACAGGTGGTCTTCGCCGTCAGGGCCGGCCATCCGCTGCTGTCGGGCAAGCAGTCGCTGTTTTCCGATCTCAACCGATACACGATCCTGATGCCGACGCGCGGCTCGATCATCCGCCCCTTCGTAGAGAGCTTCCTGATCGCCAACGGCGCCGGCGGGTTGCCCAACCAGATCGAAACCGTCTCCGACTCCTTCGGCCGCGCCTTCGTGCGATCGAGCGATGCCATTTGGATCATCTCGGCCGGCGTCGTTGCCGGCGATGTCGATGACGGGCTGCTGGCGCTGCTGCCGATCGACACCAGCGAGACGAAAGGACCGGTCGGCTTGACCATGCGCACCGACGCCATCCCCACACTGCCCCTGTCGATCCTGATGCAGACGATCCGGGAAGCGGCAGGCGAGATTGCCAAAAAGCTCTAG
- a CDS encoding transcriptional regulator — protein sequence MTIPGIFSATAPLRWRRPVVLLLPLVVATVFAVTGAFGTYVSMTLTLRLLHFVGVAIAICAIVFALCEIVRRFWFGGALPFWVMLAIGVITAPAGGLIVLEALGLSAPRALSHVTYPELTTQVLLSNLVIGSLGWNLLRQSRTQSAACEAQHPPRSNSDQALRAKLPLGMRSAAILALSAEDHYVRVWTDRGDALILINLVAAIAALGEKAGVPSLALGVAPARRKGVDGKLPARHPRQ from the coding sequence GTGACCATTCCCGGCATCTTCTCGGCGACTGCGCCTCTTCGGTGGCGCCGTCCCGTTGTCCTCTTGCTCCCGCTGGTCGTCGCGACGGTGTTCGCTGTAACGGGTGCGTTCGGCACCTATGTCAGCATGACGCTTACGCTTCGCCTGTTGCATTTCGTCGGGGTCGCCATTGCCATCTGTGCGATCGTCTTTGCGCTCTGCGAAATCGTTCGGCGATTTTGGTTCGGCGGCGCATTGCCGTTTTGGGTGATGCTCGCGATTGGTGTCATCACGGCTCCGGCTGGCGGCTTGATCGTTCTCGAAGCCTTGGGTTTATCGGCGCCTCGGGCGCTTTCGCACGTCACCTATCCCGAGCTGACCACCCAGGTGCTTCTGTCCAACCTCGTTATCGGAAGCCTCGGCTGGAACTTGCTCCGGCAATCCCGCACACAGAGCGCCGCATGCGAGGCGCAGCATCCGCCGCGTTCGAATTCTGATCAAGCGTTGCGCGCGAAGCTTCCGCTCGGAATGCGCAGCGCCGCCATCCTTGCCCTGAGCGCCGAGGACCATTACGTCAGGGTATGGACCGACCGTGGCGACGCCTTGATCCTGATAAATCTGGTGGCCGCGATTGCGGCGCTCGGCGAGAAGGCTGGCGTGCCATCGCTCGCATTGGGTGTCGCGCCGGCTCGCCGAAAAGGCGTCGATGGGAAGCTGCCGGCGCGGCATCCGCGTCAATGA
- a CDS encoding alpha/beta hydrolase family protein — translation MPFAIYKWRRSAALLFCSTPIMVGLLFGAARAAEAGWRPYEVPPSITNPEKIPVALYYPTQAPMRSTVVGSFTVRATLMAAPEAKTKGLIVISHGTGGSEFGQSSLAEALARDGYLVAALRHPGDNYQDGSLWQKPLGAYFTERPRQLSRLIDALLADPEWKDRIATDANGPRIGAAGHSAGGYTVAALAGGRVDLSRIGTHCAKEASEDPITCGMIRDIRQMQAPLVLESTVDPRIRAIVAMAPVGVMFTEQSLKAITVPALIYAAEKDRWLPPRFHAAWIGQNIPGAAYRVIPNAGHFAFMNTASVPIQTLDGDISDNPPGFDRTEFLKQLGEEIPAFFDRTLTLAPNGIKRGVSP, via the coding sequence ATGCCATTCGCGATTTACAAGTGGCGCCGCTCGGCCGCCTTGCTGTTCTGCAGCACACCGATAATGGTGGGCCTGCTCTTCGGCGCAGCGAGAGCAGCCGAGGCAGGCTGGCGACCCTACGAGGTCCCGCCGTCCATCACGAACCCCGAGAAGATCCCGGTCGCTCTGTACTACCCGACACAGGCGCCTATGCGCTCGACCGTGGTGGGATCATTCACGGTCCGCGCGACCCTAATGGCCGCTCCGGAGGCAAAGACCAAAGGCCTCATCGTGATCAGCCACGGGACCGGCGGTTCGGAATTCGGCCAAAGCAGCTTGGCCGAGGCCCTCGCGCGGGATGGCTATTTGGTGGCGGCGTTGCGTCACCCGGGCGACAATTACCAAGACGGCTCGCTGTGGCAAAAGCCGCTGGGCGCCTACTTCACGGAGCGGCCCCGCCAGCTCTCGCGCCTGATCGACGCTCTGCTTGCGGACCCCGAATGGAAGGACCGCATTGCGACGGATGCCAACGGTCCCCGGATCGGCGCCGCCGGGCATTCGGCCGGCGGCTACACCGTGGCTGCCTTGGCGGGCGGCCGGGTCGATCTATCCCGGATCGGCACGCATTGCGCGAAGGAGGCCTCGGAGGACCCGATTACTTGCGGCATGATCCGGGACATTCGCCAAATGCAGGCGCCACTTGTGCTCGAATCGACCGTAGATCCGCGTATCCGCGCGATCGTCGCCATGGCACCCGTCGGCGTCATGTTCACGGAGCAGTCCCTGAAGGCCATCACCGTGCCGGCCCTGATCTATGCCGCGGAAAAGGACCGCTGGCTGCCGCCACGCTTTCACGCTGCATGGATCGGGCAGAACATTCCCGGAGCTGCCTATCGAGTCATCCCCAATGCCGGGCATTTCGCCTTCATGAACACCGCCAGCGTTCCGATACAGACATTGGATGGCGACATCAGCGACAACCCGCCCGGCTTCGATCGCACGGAATTTCTGAAGCAGCTTGGCGAAGAAATCCCGGCATTCTTCGATCGAACGCTCACGCTTGCACCGAATGGGATCAAGCGTGGCGTATCGCCCTAA
- a CDS encoding ABC transporter ATP-binding protein encodes MSAIFEVSNLKKAFGGLTVTNNVSLSMAPGDRVALIGPNGAGKTSFVNLVTGNLPVDSGEVRIGGQNVNRIDAIGRVRRGLVRSFQVTRLFQDMTPAEHVGMAVLQRTGRSSRMFGNFLAMRDVMAETEELLGTLGLAALAHRKVSEIAYGQQRLLEIAVAMALKPKVLLLDEPAAGVPQSDTGRIEQALADLPADLAVLMIEHDMDLVFRFAKRVVVLAAGTIIFDGSPKDVTQNARVREAYLGSYANAGHAA; translated from the coding sequence ATGAGCGCGATTTTCGAGGTCAGCAATCTGAAAAAAGCTTTCGGCGGCCTGACGGTGACCAACAATGTCAGCCTGTCGATGGCGCCCGGAGATCGCGTCGCCCTGATCGGCCCGAACGGTGCCGGCAAGACCAGCTTCGTCAACCTCGTCACAGGCAATCTGCCTGTGGATTCCGGCGAGGTCCGCATCGGCGGGCAGAACGTCAACAGGATCGATGCCATCGGCCGGGTCCGTCGCGGTCTGGTGCGGTCTTTCCAGGTGACGCGGCTGTTTCAGGACATGACGCCGGCCGAGCATGTCGGCATGGCCGTGCTGCAGCGGACGGGTCGCTCCAGTCGCATGTTCGGCAATTTCCTCGCCATGCGCGATGTCATGGCCGAAACGGAGGAGCTGCTCGGCACGCTCGGCCTCGCGGCGCTTGCGCATCGCAAGGTCAGCGAGATCGCCTATGGCCAGCAGCGATTGTTGGAAATTGCTGTCGCCATGGCCCTGAAGCCGAAAGTGCTGCTGCTCGACGAGCCTGCCGCCGGCGTGCCGCAGAGCGATACCGGCCGCATCGAGCAGGCACTGGCCGATCTGCCGGCAGATCTCGCCGTGCTGATGATCGAGCATGACATGGACCTCGTCTTCCGCTTCGCCAAGCGCGTGGTGGTGCTGGCCGCCGGCACGATCATCTTCGATGGTTCGCCGAAAGACGTGACGCAGAATGCGCGGGTGCGCGAAGCCTATCTCGGGAGCTACGCCAATGCCGGCCACGCCGCTTGA
- the pcaH gene encoding protocatechuate 3,4-dioxygenase subunit beta, which produces MSDRSNSKPETGAFFARDRAWHPPAFSPGYKTSVLRSPKRALLSLDGTISEITGPVFGHSILNELDNDLIHNFAKPGESAIGERIIVHGRVLDERGRPVPGVLLEFWQANAGGRYRHKKETYLAAIDPNFGGCGRAITDDEGRYAFRTIRPGAYPWPNGVNDWRPAHIHFSVFGHGFAQRLITQMYFEGDPMIWKCPIVGTIPDKQAIEQLIAPLDWGNTIPMDARAYKFDIVLRGRRSTLFENRLEGN; this is translated from the coding sequence ATGTCCGATAGAAGCAACAGCAAGCCCGAGACGGGCGCCTTTTTCGCGAGAGACCGCGCCTGGCATCCGCCGGCATTTTCGCCCGGCTACAAGACCTCCGTGCTGCGCTCGCCGAAGCGCGCGCTGCTCTCGCTCGACGGCACGATCTCGGAGATCACCGGACCGGTCTTCGGTCATTCCATATTGAACGAGCTCGATAACGACCTGATCCATAATTTTGCCAAACCGGGCGAGAGCGCCATCGGCGAGCGGATCATCGTCCATGGCCGCGTGCTCGACGAACGCGGCCGGCCGGTGCCGGGTGTTCTGCTCGAGTTCTGGCAGGCCAATGCCGGCGGTCGCTATCGGCACAAGAAGGAAACCTATCTCGCCGCCATCGATCCGAATTTCGGTGGGTGCGGCCGCGCCATCACCGATGATGAGGGGCGCTACGCCTTCCGTACGATCCGTCCCGGCGCCTATCCCTGGCCGAACGGCGTCAATGACTGGCGCCCCGCGCATATTCATTTTTCCGTCTTCGGCCATGGGTTTGCGCAGCGGCTGATCACGCAGATGTATTTCGAGGGCGACCCGATGATCTGGAAATGTCCGATCGTCGGCACGATCCCTGACAAACAGGCGATCGAGCAGCTGATTGCACCTCTCGACTGGGGCAATACGATCCCGATGGATGCCCGCGCCTATAAATTCGATATCGTGCTGCGCGGTCGCCGGTCGACCCTGTTCGAAAACCGGCTGGAGGGCAATTGA
- a CDS encoding 3-carboxy-cis,cis-muconate cycloisomerase: MSVSPFDHPFLSGLLGDEEIAAYFSAKADIRVMLSFEAALAEVEAQHGLIPQDAAAHIAEVCTGFEPDLQSLKTATASDGVVVPDLVRQLRKAVGEDAGKHVHFGATSQDVIDTSLMLRLKAAVFILSSRLFAVSSALAKLDERFGSNRLMGRTRMQAAIAITVSDRLRAWQHPLDQYRDRLTQESFPLQFGGAAGTLEKFGPKAAEIRSSLAQALGLTDEPQWQSQRGRIAELAGLLSMISGSLGKIGQDVALLAQVGDEIELAGGGGSSAMPHKQNPVAAETLVMLARFNAVQLSGIHQSLVHEQERSGAAWTLEWLLLPPMVVATAASLRHALQVVGSVKRLGTTVQ; this comes from the coding sequence ATGAGCGTTTCTCCCTTCGATCATCCCTTTCTGTCGGGCCTTCTCGGTGACGAGGAGATTGCGGCCTATTTCTCGGCCAAGGCCGATATCCGCGTCATGCTCTCTTTCGAAGCAGCGCTTGCCGAGGTCGAGGCGCAGCATGGGCTGATCCCACAGGATGCGGCTGCGCATATCGCTGAGGTCTGCACCGGCTTCGAGCCCGATCTGCAGAGCCTGAAGACGGCAACGGCATCGGATGGCGTGGTCGTGCCGGATCTTGTTCGGCAGCTGCGCAAGGCGGTCGGAGAGGATGCAGGCAAACATGTCCACTTCGGCGCTACCAGTCAGGATGTCATCGATACCAGCCTAATGCTGCGGCTGAAGGCAGCGGTCTTTATCCTGAGCAGTCGCCTCTTTGCCGTATCCTCCGCGCTCGCCAAGCTGGATGAGCGTTTCGGATCGAACAGGCTCATGGGCCGTACCAGAATGCAGGCCGCGATCGCGATCACCGTGTCCGATCGGCTGCGGGCGTGGCAGCATCCGCTCGATCAATATCGCGACCGGCTGACGCAGGAGAGTTTTCCGCTGCAGTTCGGCGGCGCGGCCGGCACGTTGGAGAAATTCGGGCCGAAGGCGGCCGAAATCAGGAGTTCGCTGGCGCAGGCGCTTGGCCTGACGGACGAGCCGCAATGGCAAAGCCAAAGAGGGCGCATTGCTGAGCTTGCCGGGCTCTTATCGATGATCTCAGGCAGCCTCGGCAAGATCGGCCAGGATGTTGCACTTCTGGCGCAGGTGGGCGACGAGATAGAGCTTGCCGGCGGCGGCGGCTCCTCGGCCATGCCGCACAAGCAAAACCCGGTCGCGGCTGAAACGCTGGTCATGCTTGCGCGGTTCAATGCCGTGCAGCTTTCGGGCATTCACCAATCGCTCGTACACGAGCAGGAGCGCTCGGGGGCTGCCTGGACGTTGGAATGGCTGCTGCTGCCGCCCATGGTGGTGGCAACAGCCGCATCGCTGCGCCACGCGTTGCAAGTGGTCGGTTCGGTCAAGCGCTTGGGAACGACAGTCCAGTAA
- the pcaC gene encoding 4-carboxymuconolactone decarboxylase, producing the protein MNDPTAPSERYLQGMATRRAVLGDSHVDRAQQGSTEFDQPFQELITEAAWGHVWSRPTLSLRERSIVTIALLAALGQDDEVAMHVRATRNTGATREDICEALLHVAIYAGVPAANHAIKIAKQVFEQMDAEQAA; encoded by the coding sequence ATGAATGACCCCACCGCGCCGTCCGAGCGCTATCTGCAGGGCATGGCGACACGCCGCGCCGTGCTCGGCGACAGCCATGTCGATCGCGCCCAGCAGGGGTCGACCGAGTTCGATCAGCCTTTTCAGGAGCTGATCACCGAAGCGGCCTGGGGGCATGTCTGGTCGCGCCCGACGCTGAGCCTGCGTGAACGGTCCATCGTGACGATTGCCCTGCTCGCGGCGCTCGGTCAGGATGATGAAGTGGCCATGCATGTGCGCGCCACGCGCAATACCGGCGCAACGCGCGAGGACATCTGCGAGGCGCTTCTGCATGTGGCGATCTATGCCGGCGTACCGGCCGCCAACCACGCGATCAAGATCGCCAAGCAGGTTTTCGAACAGATGGACGCCGAACAGGCGGCATGA
- the pcaD gene encoding 3-oxoadipate enol-lactonase: MQFARINDVTIHYQIIGGPADKPVLVFANSLGTDFRIWRDVIVRLAGDLAIVLYDKRGHGLSDLGQMPYSIEDHATDLAGLLDFLSVKNAIVCGLSVGGLIAQSLYQRRPDLVRALILCDTAAKIGMADSWNARIAQVEAEGIESIVDSIMERWFTPAFRRPENIAYAGYCNMLIRQPVAGYVATCAALRDADLTEAAAKIAVPTICIVGDQDGSTPPELVLSTAKLIPNARYEVIKDAGHIPCVEQPEALTEVIRAFVEVVLRGEQA; encoded by the coding sequence GTGCAGTTTGCTCGTATCAACGACGTCACGATCCATTATCAGATCATCGGCGGCCCCGCCGACAAGCCGGTTCTTGTCTTTGCCAATTCGCTCGGAACCGATTTCCGGATCTGGCGCGATGTGATCGTGCGGCTCGCCGGCGATCTCGCTATCGTGCTCTATGACAAGCGCGGCCATGGCCTCTCCGATCTTGGCCAGATGCCCTATTCCATCGAGGATCATGCGACCGACCTTGCCGGCCTGCTCGATTTCCTTTCGGTCAAGAATGCCATTGTCTGCGGCCTGTCGGTCGGTGGGCTGATTGCGCAGTCGCTCTATCAGCGGCGTCCGGATCTGGTGCGGGCGTTGATCCTCTGCGATACCGCTGCGAAGATCGGTATGGCCGACAGCTGGAATGCCCGCATTGCGCAGGTCGAGGCTGAGGGTATCGAATCCATCGTCGATTCCATCATGGAGCGCTGGTTCACGCCCGCCTTCCGCCGTCCGGAAAACATCGCCTATGCCGGCTATTGCAATATGCTGATCCGCCAGCCGGTCGCAGGTTACGTCGCCACTTGTGCTGCCCTTCGCGATGCCGATTTGACTGAAGCCGCGGCCAAGATCGCCGTGCCCACCATCTGCATCGTCGGCGATCAGGATGGCTCCACCCCGCCGGAGCTGGTGCTGTCGACCGCGAAGCTCATTCCGAATGCGCGCTATGAAGTGATCAAGGACGCCGGCCATATTCCCTGCGTCGAACAACCCGAGGCCTTGACCGAAGTCATCCGTGCCTTCGTCGAGGTCGTCCTGCGTGGAGAACAAGCCTGA